From a single Lytechinus variegatus isolate NC3 chromosome 9, Lvar_3.0, whole genome shotgun sequence genomic region:
- the LOC121421746 gene encoding lysoplasmalogenase-like protein TMEM86A — protein MHVIKMFKVDVARAVCPRLIPFINGTILYFLLRPEPSWLAIACKCLPILCLCGFVIHEIYLFCKQGFSVFPKYHLAILTGLVLSCIGDGCLVYVNQYFIHGLLFFALAHVMYIFAFSFGTNPIKPSILVPLMPFAGVVYGFLYPGFAAYELTFLGALYIILIMLMLWRAIARVQFAENLWTWTKMAAGIGAVLFCISDLVLATNMFRSAIPSSQSIVMTTYYTAQLGMAMSVVSHGHVIEKKEK, from the exons ATGCATGTGATCAAGATGTTCAAAGTTGATGTT GCCAGAGCAGTATGTCCCAGACTCATCCCATTCATCAACGGAACCATCCTCTACTTTCTGCTCCGACCGGAACCCTCGTGGCTGGCCATCGCTTGCAAGTGTCTCCCGATCCTCTGCCTCTGCGGCTTCGTCATACACGAGATTTACCTCTTCTGCAAGCAAGGGTTTTCGGTCTTTCCAAAGTACCATCTTGCAATCCTAACCGGTCTTGTCCTGTCCTGCATAGGCGATGGTTGTCTCGTCTACGTCAACCAATACTTCATCCACGGACTTCTCTTCTTTGCGCTGGCGCATGTCATGTACATCTTTGCGTTTAGTTTTGGTACAAACCCGATCAAACCCTCCATTCTGGTGCCCTTGATGCCCTTTGCTGGGGTCGTCTACGGCTTCCTCTACCCAGGTTTTGCCGCATACGAACTTACATTCCTCGGGGCCCTGtacatcatcctcatcatgcTCATGCTGTGGAGGGCGATCGCCCGGGTCCAGTTTGCGGAGAACCTCTGGACATGGACCAAAATGGCCGCCGGGATAGGCGCGGTCCTGTTCTGTATCTCGGACCTGGTCCTGGCGACGAATATGTTCCGCAGCGCTATCCCATCATCCCAGTCCATCGTCATGACAACCTATTACACAGCTCAGCTAGGAATGGCGATGTCAGTTGTCAGCCATGGACACGttattgaaaagaaagagaaataa
- the LOC121421095 gene encoding apoptosis inhibitor 5-like, with product MVTIEQLYKDYEILAEAGTDAGKHEKSYASILSAVGGDSPQKQLAGQFIPKFFKYFPSMAEQAINAQLDLCEDDVSMIRRQAIKELPNLCRDSADHLLRIADVLTQLLQSDDLPELNIVRSALMALYNIDPKGTLGGIFNQILSGEDKVRDRAIKFLSNKIQTLPPDRIPKDVEEFLVEKSKEVLADVTGEEFVIFMKLLTGLTSMQTLLGRKQLLDLVTEQADLTSDFQHTDSDCVDRLIQCIRQAMPFFSKNVQSTAFVSYICERVLPNLSSLASSPDENGATEEEKKDKEKDSDSDGAKLEMLKLLAEMASNCGDLPDEPHIANLFSTLVEYMPLPPPAENEDSENTPASEDPQLQFSYVECLMYTFHQLARKHPEYLTSEEEAVAERLKDFRLRLQYFARGVQLYKRQLRLALEGKVGDQLKTDENKLKVVALRITSNIDLLTKDLFHNPPSYKSSVILSWRPVTKQPPSPKEQPGQKRSNITPITFPEGSTPAKKKQQNRGGGGGGGQRRGNRGMYAPPSGKYSQKAGSAPGGGDANYGDNYGGNQRYQNQRGGYGRGRNRGRGRGRYY from the exons ATGGTAACTATTGAACAACTTTACAAGGATTATGAGATCCTTGCTGAAGCTGGAACAGATGCCGGGAAG CATGAAAAGTCATATGCCTCCATTCTTAGTGCCGTTGGAGGGGATTCGCCTCAGAAGCAACTTGCCGGTCAGTTCATCCCAAAGTTCTTCAAATACTTCCCTTCTATGGCAGAGCAGGCAATAAACGCCCAGCTAGATCTATGTGAAGATGATGTATCGATG ATCCGCCGTCAAGCCATCAAAGAACTACCCAACCTATGCAGAGATTCGGCTGATCATCTACTAAGGATTGCAGACGTTTTAACGCAGCTTCTTCAATCAGATGATCTTCCTGAATTAAACATTGTCAGGTCGGCTCTTATGGCTCTATACAATATAGATCCTAAAG GTACTCTTGGTGGAATCTTTAATCAGATTTTATCGGGAGAAGACAAGGTTAGAGATCGAGCTATTAAGTTCCTCAGCAACAAGATTCAGACGTTGCCTCCAGACCGCATACCTAAAGATGTTGAGGAGTTTCTGGTGGAGAAATCAAAAGAG GTACTTGCTGATGTGACCGGGGAAGAGTTTGTTATATTCATGAAGCTTTTGACTGGATTAACCAGCATGCAGACGTTATTAGGAAGGAAGCAATTACTTGATCTAGTTACAGAGCAGGCAGATCTCACATCCGATTTCCAG CACACAGACTCTGACTGCGTTGATAGGTTGATACAGTGCATTCGCCAAGCCATGCCATTCTTTTCG AAAAACGTTCAATCAACTGCATTTGTGTCGTACATATGTGAACGTGTCCTACCCAACCTAAGCTCCCTTGCTTCATCGCCCGATGAGAACGGGGCAacggaggaagagaagaaagacaAGGAGAAAGACTCGGATTCCGACGGCGCCAAACTAGAAATGTTGAAACTGCTCGCCGAGATGGCGTCCAACTGCGGTGATCTACCAGACGAACCTCACATAGCAAACCTCTTCAGCACATTAGTG GAGTACATGCCATTACCACCACCAGCTGAAAATGAAGACAGTGAGAACACACCTGCCAGTGAAGATCCCCAGCTCCAGTTCTCGTACGTTGAATGTTTGATGTACACATTCCACCAGCTAGCCAGAAAGCACCCTGAATACCTCACCAGCGAGGAAGAAGCTGTCGCTGAAAGGCTAAAGGATTTTAGGCTCAG GTTGCAGTACTTTGCTCGAGGTGTTCAGTTGTACAAGAGACAGCTTCGTTTAGCGTTGGAGGGGAAGGTTGGCGATCAGCTGAAAACAGATGAAAACAAACTCAAAGTGGTAGCTCTCAGAATTACATCAAATATTGATCTACTAACAAAG GATCTGTTCCACAATCCCCCGTCTTATAAGAGTTCTGTCATTTTGTCATGGAGACCGGTTACTAAGCAACCACCATCACCGAAAGAACAACCAGG ACAAAAGAGGAGTAACATCACTCCCATCACATTCCCTGAGGGATCTACACCTGCCAAGAAGAAACAGCAGAATAGAGGAGGCGGTGGTGGAGGTGGGCAGAGGAGGGGTAACAGGGGTATGTACGCACCCCCCAGCGGCAAGTACAGTCAGAAGGCAGGCTCGGCGCCCGGAGGCGGGGATGCCAACTATGGAGATAATTATG GAGGTAATCAGAGGTACCAGAACCAGCGAGGAGGCTACGGTCGCGGTCGCAACAGAGGAAGAGGGAGGGGTCGATACTACTAG